In Paenibacillus ihbetae, the following are encoded in one genomic region:
- a CDS encoding DMT family transporter: MNRSRAADLSLLLVAMMWGCTFLIVQHAVRVLPPMAFNSVRFLGAALLLAIIITVFYRSQWKEMTLKMLLHSCVLGLFLFIGYAFQTAGLLYTTTSNAGFITGLSVVLVPFLSFALLRHSISRYTWFSALLAAAGLYLLTFSGSGMSLNRGDLLIFVCAIGFALHIGYTGIYAGRYPALPLAALQMAVVGLLSLAASALTEPISDPAALFDQLTRPQVLWALAVSIGPTSAFAFWIQTVCQKYTTPSRVAIIFATEPVFAAMTGILFAGERLTFIGGIGCICILAGMVVAELKSVPPKVQSEAV, translated from the coding sequence GTGAACCGATCTCGCGCTGCCGATCTCAGCCTGCTTCTGGTCGCCATGATGTGGGGATGTACGTTTCTCATCGTTCAGCATGCGGTACGCGTGCTTCCGCCCATGGCTTTCAACAGCGTCCGTTTTCTCGGCGCTGCCTTGCTGCTGGCCATCATCATTACCGTCTTCTATCGGAGCCAATGGAAGGAAATGACCCTTAAAATGCTCCTGCACTCGTGTGTGCTGGGCCTTTTTTTGTTCATAGGCTATGCCTTTCAAACCGCAGGATTGCTGTACACAACGACCTCGAATGCGGGGTTCATCACCGGACTATCCGTTGTGCTGGTCCCCTTCCTGTCCTTTGCCCTGCTTCGGCATTCGATTTCCAGGTATACCTGGTTCAGCGCGCTGCTCGCTGCGGCAGGGCTGTACTTGCTGACCTTCTCCGGATCGGGCATGAGCCTGAACCGCGGTGACCTCCTTATCTTTGTATGCGCAATCGGTTTTGCGCTGCATATCGGTTATACGGGGATCTACGCCGGACGCTATCCTGCCCTGCCGCTCGCGGCGCTGCAAATGGCGGTCGTCGGACTGCTTAGCCTCGCCGCTTCTGCCTTAACGGAGCCTATTTCGGATCCCGCTGCCCTCTTTGATCAGCTGACCCGGCCCCAGGTGCTGTGGGCACTGGCCGTATCGATCGGGCCCACAAGCGCTTTTGCCTTCTGGATCCAAACGGTGTGCCAGAAGTATACTACGCCGTCCAGGGTCGCGATCATTTTCGCGACTGAGCCTGTTTTTGCAGCGATGACCGGCATTTTGTTCGCGGGTGAGCGGCTTACATTCATCGGCGGTATCGGCTGTATATGCATTTTGGCCGGGATGGTGGTTGCGGAATTGAAATCCGTGCCGCCA
- a CDS encoding metal-dependent hydrolase, giving the protein MMGRAHLIISTGVTLSVMGMSGVQVTLPAAAVALVSSLLPDIDEPNSLLVRKAIPSEILRLLQLAMIGAALFVLFYGRDYAPWNFALAGLIGVVSFLPSRTLRHVVMFLIGLGLIAFGQGFSPWNLIAGSVLIVASLVTHRGFTHTIYAACGWCALLYFASQGKEGAESLWFAGGLSYFIHLLSDALTNRGIRPLPPLKWRIKLKIMSTGSRWGRTVENICILLTLVLVWYVFMASG; this is encoded by the coding sequence ATGATGGGAAGAGCACATTTAATTATCAGCACAGGGGTCACGTTATCGGTAATGGGCATGAGCGGGGTTCAGGTGACGCTGCCCGCCGCCGCGGTGGCCTTAGTCAGCTCGCTGCTTCCCGATATTGACGAGCCGAACTCCCTGCTGGTTCGCAAGGCCATTCCTTCCGAAATACTGCGCCTGCTGCAGCTGGCCATGATCGGGGCGGCTCTATTCGTATTGTTCTATGGCCGCGACTATGCGCCATGGAATTTCGCCTTGGCCGGATTAATCGGGGTTGTATCCTTTCTGCCAAGCAGGACGCTTCGGCATGTCGTCATGTTTCTGATCGGGCTTGGCCTCATCGCCTTCGGTCAAGGCTTCAGTCCATGGAACCTGATTGCAGGCAGCGTACTGATCGTGGCCTCGCTTGTCACTCATCGCGGGTTCACGCACACGATTTACGCCGCTTGCGGCTGGTGCGCGCTCCTGTATTTTGCCTCACAGGGCAAGGAGGGAGCGGAAAGCTTGTGGTTTGCCGGAGGCTTGTCGTATTTCATCCATTTGCTCTCCGACGCCTTGACGAATCGAGGCATTCGGCCGCTGCCGCCGCTGAAATGGCGAATCAAGCTGAAGATCATGAGCACGGGGAGCCGCTGGGGCCGCACGGTGGAGAATATCTGCATTCTGCTGACGCTGGTACTGGTGTGGTACGTGTTCATGGCATCGGGCTAA